The following proteins are encoded in a genomic region of Channa argus isolate prfri chromosome 3, Channa argus male v1.0, whole genome shotgun sequence:
- the zgc:136908 gene encoding transitional endoplasmic reticulum ATPase, which yields MPGSGGADPKGEDLSTAILKQKHRPNRLIVDEALNEDSSIVGLPQNKTEELQLFRGDTVVLRGRKRRQTVCIVLTDDTCGDERIRMNRVTRSNLRVRLGDVISIHACPDIKYGKKIHVLPIDDTIEGLTGNLFEVFLKSYFLEAYRPVHKGDIFLVRGSMRAVEFKVVETDPSPHCIVAPDTVIYCEGEPIKREDEEESLNDIGYDDIGGCRKQLAQIKEMVELPLRHPGLFKAIGVKPPRGILLYGPAGTGKTLVARAVANETGAFFFLINGPEIMSKLAGESESNLRKAFEEAEKNAPAIIFIDELDAIAPKREKTHGEVERRIVSQLLTLMDGLKQRAHVVVMAATNRPNSVDAALRRFGRFDREIDIGIPDSTGRLEILQIHTKNMKLADDVDLERIATETHGHVGADLAALCSEAALQTIRKKMTLIDLEDESIDADLLNSMAVTMDDFQWALSQSNPSALRETVAEVPLVNWEDIGGLEEVKRELQELVQYPVEYPDKFLKFGMTPSRGVLFYGPPGCGKTLLAKAIANECQANFVSIKGPEMLTMWFGESEANVRDVFDKARQAAPCILFFDELDSIAKSRGGGAGDAGGAADRVINQILTEMDGMSDKKNVFIIGATNRPDIIDPAILRPGRLDQLIYIPLPDKPSRTAILNANLRKSPVAKDVDLEYLSSITDGFSGADLTEICQRACKLAIREAIEAEIKAERQRQNRPGISMDEDFDPVPEIRKDHFEEAMRFARRSVSDNDIRKYEMFAQTLQQSRGFGNFRFPSASGTRSGGQGSDSGSGRQNQYREEGDDDLYQ from the exons ATGCCGGGTTCAGGAGGAGCAGA CCCAAAGGGAGAGGATTTATCCACTGCCATCctgaagcagaaacacagaccCAACCGGCTCATCGTGGACGAAGCTCTCAATGAAGACAGCAGCATTGTTGGCCTGCCACAG AATAAGACAGAAGAGCTGCAGCTTTTCCGGGGGGACACAGTGGTGCTGCGAGGCCGGAAACGACGTCAGACAGTGTGTATCGTCTTGACTGATGACACGTGTGGGGATGAACGGATTCGGATGAATCGGGTGACGCGCAGCAACCTGCGTGTCCGACTCGGTGATGTCATCAG TATTCATGCCTGCCCTGATATCAAGTATGGAAAAAAGATCCATGTCCTGCCCATAGATGACACCATTGAGGGTCTCACAGGGAACCTCTTTGAGGTTTTCCTGAAATCCTACTTTCTGGAGGCTTATAGGCCTGTACATAAAG GTGACATCTTCTTGGTCAGGGGGAGCATGCGTGCAGTGGAGTTCAAGGTGGTGGAGACGGACCCAAGCCCACATTGCATCGTTGCCCCAGACACTGTCATCTACTGTGAGGGAGAACCAATCAAAAGAGAG gatgaggaggagagtCTTAATGACATTGGTTATGATGATATCGGGGGCTGTCGGAAGCAGTTGGCACAGATCAAAGAGATGGTGGAGCTTCCTTTAAGGCACCCGGGTCTTTTCAAAGCTATTGGAGTTAAG CCCCCAAGAGGTATCCTTCTGTACGGTCCTGCAGGCACAGGGAAGACCCTGGTGGCCCGGGCTGTAGCCAATGAAACTGGTGCCTTCTTTTTCCTCATCAATG GCCCTGAGATCATGAGTAAACTGGCAGGAGAGTCAGAGAGCAACTTAAGAAAGGCGTTtgaggaggcagagaaaaatGCCCCAGCGATCATCTTTATTGATGAGCTGGATGCCATCGCTCCCAAGAGAGAAAAG ACCCATGGTGAAGTGGAGAGGCGTATAGTGTCCCAGCTCCTGACCTTGATGGATGGCCTGAAGCAAAGAGCTCATGTTGTTGTCATGGCAGCAACAAACCGCCCTAACAGTGTGGATGCTGCTCTGAGACGCTTTG GCAGATTTGACCGGGAGATTGACATTGGAATCCCAGATTCAACTGGCAGACTAGAGATCTTGCAGATCCACactaaaaatatgaaactgGCGGATGACGTGGACCTAGAGAGG ATTGCCACAGAAACCCACGGCCACGTGGGCGCAGACTTGGCTGCTCTGTGTTCAGAAGCTGCTCTTCAAACCATCCGCAAAAAGATGACACTCATAGACCTGGAGGATGAATCTATCGATGCTGACCTGCTCAACTCAATGGCTGTCACCATGGATGACTTccaa TGGGCACTGAGTCAGAGCAACCCATCAGCTCTGAGAGAGACTGTTGCAGAGGTGCCTCTGGTCAACTGGGAGGACATCGGAGGACTGGAAGAGGTCAAGAGAGAACTGCAAGAACTTGTTCAG TACCCTGTAGAGTATCCAGACAAGTTCCTGAAGTTTGGGATGACTCCATCTCGTGGAGTGTTGTTCTACGGCCCCCCAGGATGTGGGAAAACCCTCCTGGCTAAGGCCATTGCCAACGAGTGCCAGGCAAACTTTGTCTCCATTAAAGGACCTGAAATGCTCACCATGTGGTTTGGAGAATCAGAGGCAAATGTCAGGGACGTGTTTGATAAG GCCAGGCAGGCTGCCCCCTGCATCTTGTTTTTTGACGAGTTAGACTCTATCGCCAAATCCAGAGGAGGTGGGGCTGGTGATGCGGGTGGTGCAGCCGACAGAGTCATCAACCAGATACTCACAGAGATGGATGGCATGTCCGAcaaaaagaatgttttcatcattGGTGCCACAAACAG ACCAGACATTATAGACCCAGCCATCTTGCGTCCCGGCCGTTTAGACCAACTCATCTACATCCCTCTCCCAGACAAACCATCTCGTACCGCCATTCTGAATGCCAACCTACGCAAGTCTCCTGTAGCGAAA GACGTGGATCTGGAGTACCTGTCTAGCATCACCGACGGCTTCTCCGGAGCAGACCTGACAGAGATCTGCCAGCGGGCTTGTAAGCTGGCCATACGTGAGGCCATCGAAGCCGAAATCAAAGCTGAACGTCAGAGGCAGAACAGACCAGGCATCTCCATG GATGAGGACTTTGATCCAGTCCCAGAGATCAGAAAAGACCACTTTGAAGAGGCAATGCGATTTGCTCGTCGCTCTGTCAGTGACAATGACATCCGCAAATATGAGATGTTTGCTCAAActctgcagcagagcagaggtTTTGGAAACTTCAG GTTCCCTTCTGCTTCTGGTACTAGGTCTGGAGGTCAGGGGTCAGACTCTGGCTCAGGGAGGCAAAATCAATACAGAgaagaaggtgatgatgatcTCTATCAGTGA
- the samd1b gene encoding sterile alpha motif domain-containing protein 1, with protein MSEPNKYREWILETIDSLRSRKARPDLERICRMVRRRHGSDPDRTRTELEKLIQEQTVLKVSYKGSISYRNAAKVQRKSRKRSEFTAAGSSSAEAARDRTKHDHLNNNGDSAHSLTDPEEGEEDSEPSPDPCTQTSASDAGKKLKAVSSPSSGNGRLSCGATTGCAVGSGCRGEEKASAPRDKGLGQHGVGGCPSPGLGHRTSARDAGDGSRTLSSKSDAVCGGKEPGLSGADTQSKTCSGSVSSLPQQQRQKPAVPPKPKLRVGGGGTKTVGNHANSDLGDRLVASVRSLSERSLRGGSATATRGHIKPLGLKEILGYLSSQERLSEEKLTRGKVKVVMEREVARGRLRRTRCGNITLPLRGVVVEEPKPKNASTDRLVKSALQDKHTDKKPPSPSVQKNVPMEAAGEEEKQEENGEDQEEEDHQSSEEEGSLSPVAMTTEPGLLDKSIEDAEIQTTSEQESPHQQQQHGEGGIDSPTRTQFPPVQGALLSEWNSTHLEERAVISDQVDVVPQNQMQHDRISPTSLVFNSLECKTEVGVSSCLLTPTASPGDSGLSEEQVMNGGVSTGGFVKSEGSSGSPVDWTVSDVVSYFTAAGFPEQAAAFRTQEIDGKSLLLMQRNDVLTGLSIRLGPALKIYERHVKVLQKTHFEDDDC; from the exons ATGTCTGAGCCCAATAAGTACCGAGAGTGGATCCTGGAAACAATCGACTCTCTCCGCTCGAGAAAAGCTCGTCCGGATTTGGAGAGGATTTGTCGAATGGTCCGGAGACGACATGGGTCAGACCCGGACCGAACCAGGACAGAACTGGAAAAACTGATTCAAGAGCAGACGGTGCTCAAAGTTAGCTACAAGGGGTCCATATCGTATCGAAACGCGGCGAAGGTGcagaggaaaagcagaaagCGAAGTGAGTTTACGGCGGCTGGCAGCAGCAGCGCGGAGGCAGCGAGGGATCGAACGAAACACGATCATCTGAACAACAACGGCGACAGTGCGCACAGCTTGACCGAcccggaggagggagaggaggactCCGAGCCCAGCCCAGATCCCTGCACTCAAACATCAGCTAGCGACGCTGGCAAGAAGCTCAAGGCTGTCTCCAGCCCGAGTAGCGGAAACGGGCGCCTCAGTTGTGGCGCAACAACGGGCTGCGCTGTCGGGAGCGGCTGTCGAGGAGAAGAGAAAGCAAGTGCACCGAGAGACAAGGGATTAGGACAGCATGGAGTGGGGGGCTGTCCGTCACCCGGTCTCGGCCACAGAACAAGCGCACGCGACGCCGGTGATGGCAGCAGGACACTATCAAGCAAAAGCGATGCCGTTTGCGGTGGAAAGGAGCCTGGTTTGTCCGGAGCTGACACCCAGAGCAAAACTTGCTCTGGGAGCGTCAGCAGCCTCCCGCAACAACAGAGGCAGAAGCCTGCAGTGCCTCCAAAACCCAAACTTCGAGTCGGAGGAGGGGGCACCAAAACAGTGGGCAATCACGCCAATTCCGACCTGGGAGACAGATTGGTGGCTTCTGTTCGCAGCCTGTCCGAGAGGAGCCTCCGAGGGGGCTCTGCCACCGCGACCAGAGGCCACATAAAGCCACTCGGGCTGAAGGAAATTTTGGGCTATCTGAGCAGCCAGGAGCGGCTTTCTGAGGAGAAGCTGACCCGAGGCAAAGTCAAAGTGGTTATGGAGAGAGAGGTGGCAAGGGGCAGGCTGCGCAGGACGCGCTGCGGGAACATTACTCTTCCTCTGaggggggtggtggtggaggagccGAAGCCGAAGAATGCGTCCACAGACAGACTTGTAAAGAGCGCACTGCAGGACAAGCACACTGACAAAAAG CCGCCATCACCCTCTGTCCAGAAGAACGTGCCGATGGAAGCAGCCGGtgaagaagagaaacaggaagagaatgGGGAAGACCAGGAGGAAGAGGATCACCAGAGTTCTGAAGAGGAGGGATCACTATCCCCGGTAGCCATGACAACCGAACCAGGGCTGCTTGACAAAAGCATAGAAGATGCTGAGATCCAGACAACATCTGAGCAGGAGAGcccccatcagcagcagcagcatggtgAAGGAG GGATAGATTCCCCCACCAGGACGCAGTTTCCACCTGTTCAGGGAGCTTTACTGTCAGAGTGGAACAGCACACACTTGGAGGAGAGAGCTGTCATCTCAGATCAAGTAGATGTGGTACCACAA AATCAGATGCAGCATGACAGAATAAGCCCCACCTCCTTAGTCTTTAACA GCTTGGAGTGTAAGACTGAGGTTGGGGTGTCATCCTGCCTGCTCACACCCACTGCCTCCCCGGGAGACTCTGGCCTGTCTGAAGAACAAGTGATGAATGGAGGAGTTAGCACCGGAGG GTTTGTGAAGTCTGAGGGGAGCAGTGGGAGTCCAGTGGACTGGACAGTGTCTGATGTGGTCAGTTATTTCACAGCAGCAGGGTTTCCTGAGCAGGCTGCTGCCTTCAGGACTCAG GAAATCGATGGCAAGTCCCTTCTCCTCATGCAGCGTAATGATGTTTTGACTGGCCTGTCAATCAGGCTCGGCCCCGCCCTCAAGATCTATGAGCGACATGTAAAGgttctgcagaaaacacactttGAGGATGACGACTGCTAA